A segment of the Streptomyces sp. ITFR-21 genome:
CGGACGACGTGGAGATCGTGCTGCAGTCGGAGAACGGGGTGCTGGGCACCGGCCAGTACCCGTACGAGGGCGAGGAGGACGCCGACCTGGTGAACGCCGGCAAGGCCACCGTCACGGTCCGGCCCGGCGCCTCGATCTTCGACTCCGCCGCCAGCTTCGGCATGATCAGGGGCGGCCGGATCGACACCGCGATCCTCGGCGCGATGCAGGTCTCCGCCGCCGGGGACATCGCGAACTGGATGATCCCCGGCAGAATGATCAAGGGCATGGGCGGCGGCATGGACCTGGTGGCCGGCGCCCGGCGGGTGGTGGTCCTCATGGAGCACGTCGCCAGGGACGGCAGCCTCAAGATCGTCGACGCCTGCTCGCTGCCGATCACCGGCCTGGGCGTGGTGCACCGGATCATCACCGACCTGTGCGTCCTCGACGTCACCGGACAGGGCCTGGTCCTGCGGGAATTGGCGCCCGGCGTGACCGAGGAGCAGGTACGGGCCAGGACCGGCCCCGACCTCACCGTGGCGCTGCGGGCGCCGGCGGACCCGTCGTGACCGCCGTGCTCCAGGGCCTGGACCTGCCCGCGCTCCAGCGCTGGTTCGACCGGCAGGTGCCCGAGGCCGCCGGGCCGATCCGCGCCGAGCCGCTGCACGGCGGCCGGTCCAACCTCACCTACCGCGTCACCGACGGCACCGCCTGCTGGGTGCTGCGCCGCCCGCCACTGGGCGGACTCACCCCGTCCGCGCACGACATGGGCCGCGAGTACCGGGTGGTGGCCGCCCTCCAGGGCACCGGGGTGCCCGTCGCCCGCACGGTGGCGCTGTGCGAGGACCCCGCTGTGCTCGGCGTGCCCTTCTCGGTCGTCGCCCACGTGGACGGCACGGTGATCCGCACCCGGGAGGACCTGGCGCGCCTGTCCCCGGAACAGGCCGCACAGCGCGCGTACGGCCTGGTGGACGCCATGGCCGCGTTGCACGCGGTGCCCTACCGGGACGTCGGCCTGGGCGGCTTCGGCCGTCCGGCCGGCTACCTCGGCCGACAGGTGCGCCGCTGGCACGACCAGTGGCACCGGGTCGCCACCCGCGAACTCCCCGACATCCGGCGGCTGCACGCCGCCCTGGCGGCGGACGTCCCGGCCGAGTCGGGGGCCTCGGTCGTACACGGCGACGTCAGGATCGACAACGCCATCCTCGCGCCCGAGGACCCCGGCCGGGTGCGGGCCCTGGTCGACTGGGAGATGGCCGCGCTCGGCGACCCGCTGGCAGACCTCGGCCTGCACCTGGTCTACCGTGACCCCGCGTTCGAACCCGTGCTGGCCGGATCCGCCGCGTCGGTGAGCGACCGGTACC
Coding sequences within it:
- a CDS encoding phosphotransferase family protein; its protein translation is MTAVLQGLDLPALQRWFDRQVPEAAGPIRAEPLHGGRSNLTYRVTDGTACWVLRRPPLGGLTPSAHDMGREYRVVAALQGTGVPVARTVALCEDPAVLGVPFSVVAHVDGTVIRTREDLARLSPEQAAQRAYGLVDAMAALHAVPYRDVGLGGFGRPAGYLGRQVRRWHDQWHRVATRELPDIRRLHAALAADVPAESGASVVHGDVRIDNAILAPEDPGRVRALVDWEMAALGDPLADLGLHLVYRDPAFEPVLAGSAASVSDRYPPAAALAERYARASGHDLGRLDFYLGLGYFKIAVIAEGIHARHTGGLTVGPGFDTVGEAVPRLAAAGLAALASG